GTTCACCATGTAATCCGGGTCGCCGAAGATTTCCAGTATCTCCGGGCTGTCCCAGGCATAGGAACTCACCTCGCCGCGCACGTAGAGCATGTCGATCAGGTGGCTCATGTTGGGTACGCCCGCGCCGGTGCGGCGGGCCAGCTCGGTCTCGGCGATATCCAGCCCCCGCGCGCGCAGGTCATCCAGCACCGAGGCCATGAAACTCCAGGAACGCTCGCGCAGCCCGTTCAGGTAATGGATAAGGGCGTTGTCCTCGGTATCGATGAAATAGCCCAGGATATGGTAACGCTCGCGGGTGGTCAACTCCACGGCGGGTACAATCCGCAGGCCCATCAGCTCGCCGGCGCGCAAGCCATCCGGCACCGAGGCCAACGTGTCATGGTCCGATATGGCGATGGCTTTCATGCCGCGCACGCAGGCGCT
The sequence above is drawn from the bacterium genome and encodes:
- a CDS encoding PHP domain-containing protein; the encoded protein is MPRFESPGYPCDLHVHTMASDGGYLPEILAFSACVRGMKAIAISDHDTLASVPDGLRAGELMGLRIVPAVELTTRERYHILGYFIDTEDNALIHYLNGLRERSWSFMASVLDDLRARGLDIAETELARRTGAGVPNMSHLIDMLYVRGEVSSYAWDSPEILEIFGDPDYMVN